In Puntigrus tetrazona isolate hp1 chromosome 24, ASM1883169v1, whole genome shotgun sequence, a genomic segment contains:
- the fam234a gene encoding protein FAM234A: protein MADASGNGFEAEPLKGGEAEGGVSKKKSCTEKLGLSHLTGWRTAAFLLSLFLCLAVVFAFSFILPCPVRPQYSSTWNRTLPDAASYDFLAVEDTNEDKVLDVLFIYKDSEASRNTCLSEDLSVPCLVLTAVDGTDGKTLWERPLAAELDWVECGVKGLGHQGTGCLVAHAHNLTAIDKKTGTIRWQQSRSAVLNGNLPLISIQDLNSDKAEDFAILSYNPEEASLTPVPSELVFFSGSSGEQLGINVYVDWNGVFGHQQIKTASGAPYLLLLTKSGLHAVSFRHLTDLAGLGSALKEEKSWKEQSDKDTGLISLYPSDSLKRVMVFPGSGSLSLLVQTDSSVSLLHTDKLKTAWTTNTSTLLSVPTFGQFDKDGIPDIMIEEDIGNKTKRVLVLSGSSGEVLWEVSLFFWTPSPRPASVLTLNTYSVFMLWGQSQSHGNQTNKTQSSFLLHPRYSQLLLERRNPAQSIISFKAMLLERGRHAGYLVLTGPDGRRHGDADESEPVILYKRKIKGDVPESAALRVGADETAVEEAEVKEAFYRLRFSDALF from the exons ATGGCAGACGCGTCAGGGAATGGTTTTGAGGCGGAGCCTCTGAAGGGTGGAGAGGCAGAAGGGGGCGTGTCTAAGAAGAAAAGCTGCACAGAAAAGCTGGGCTTGTCGCACCTGACAGGCTGGCGCACAGCTGCCTTCCTCCTCTCGCTCTTCCTGTGCCTGGCGGTGGTCTTCGCCTTTTCGTTCATCCTTCCCTGCCCCGTACGGCCTCAGTACTCTTCCACCTGGAACCGGACGTTACCTGACGCAG CCTCCTATGATTTCCTGGCTGTCGAGGACACAAATGAAGACAAAGTCTTGGACGTGTTGTTCATCTACAAGGATTCTGAAGCCAGCCGCAACACGTGTTTGAGTGAAG atttatCAGTCCCGTGTCTGGTTTTAACGGCTGTTGATGGCACTGATGGGAAGACGCTTTGGGAAAGACCTCTAGCTGCTGAGTTAGATTGGGTGGAGTGTGGCGTTAAGGGCCTTGGACATCAAGGAACGGGATGTCTGGTCGCTCACGCACACAATCTCACTGCTATCGATAAAAAGACAG gtACGATCAGGTGGCAGCAGTCGCGTTCTGCTGTGCTGAACGGAAACCTGCCGCTCATCAGCATTCAGGATCTGAACTCTGATAAAGCAGAAGACTTTGCCATACTTTCATATAATCCTGAAGAGGCGTCGCTCACACCCGTACCg AGTGAGCTGGTGTTTTTCTCGGGGAGCTCAGGAGAACAGCTCGgtataaatgtgtatgttgACTGGAACGGGGTGTTTGGTCACCAGCAGATCAAAACAGCCAGCGGTGCTCCATACCTGCTGTTACTCACGA aaTCTGGGCTCCATGCGGTCAGTTTTCGACATCTGACGGATCTGGCCGGTCTGGGGTCTGCGCtgaaggaagagaaaagctggAAGGAACAATCGGATAAAGACACTGGATTGATCTCCCTCTATCC GTCCGATTCTCTGAAGCGTGTGATGGTTTTTCCTGGCAGTGGTTCTCTATCACTGCTGGTCCAGACTGACTCCAGCGTGTCTCTGCTGCACACAGACAAGCTGAAGACCGCATGGACCACCAACACCAGCACCCTGCTCAG TGTGCCGACATTTGGGCAATTCGACAAAGATGGAATTCCAGACATAATGATAGAGGAAGACATTGGCAATAAAACCAAAAGA GTGCTGGTTCTCAGTGGGAGCTCCGGGGAGGTCCTGTGGGAGGTCAGTCTGTTCTTCTGGACTCCGAGTCCTCGTCCGGCGTCTGTCCTCACGCTGAACACCTACTCAGTGTTCATGCTCTGGGGACAGAGTCAGAGTCACGGCAACCAGACT aatAAGACGCAGTCATCATTCCTGCTGCATCCTCGATATTCCCAACTTCTGCTTGAAAGAAGAAACCCTGCCCAGAGCATCATCTCTTTTAAGG CGATGCTGCTGGAGCGAGGCCGCCACGCCGGTTACCTCGTCCTGACCGGACCGGATGGACGGCGGCACGGAGACGCCGACGAGAGCGAGCCGGTGATTTTATACAAGCGGAAGATCAAGGGGGACGTGCCGGAGAGCGCCGCGCTGAGGGTCGGAGCCGACGAGACGGCCGTGGAAGAAGCCGAGGTGAAGGAGGCCTTCTACAGGCTGCGCTTCAGCGACGCACTTTTCTGA
- the luc7l gene encoding putative RNA-binding protein Luc7-like 1 isoform X2 produces the protein MSAQAQMRALLDQLMGTSRDGDESRQRVKFTDERVCKSHLLNCCPHDILSGTRMDLGECSKIHDLALRADYEIASKERDLFFELDAVDHLESFIADCDRRTELAKKRLAETQEEISAEVAAKAEKVHELNEEIGKLLAKAEQLGAEGNVDEAQTVLQEVEKVRTKKKDAEEEYRNSMPASSFQQQKLRVCEVCSAYLGLHDNDRRLADHFGGKLHLGFIQIREKLEQLKKTVQDKQERRNQERLRRREEREREERMKKRTKSRSRERKRSRSRERDRERRRRRSRSASREKRRSRSKERDRRRRHRSRSRSRSRHSREHSHKSSRDRDRERESKRSSSERRADGLNGRTESRRHDDREAGEI, from the exons ATGTCGGCCCAGGCTCAGATGAGAGCTTTGCTGGATCAGCTAATGGGAACGTCGAGGGATG GAGATGAGTCGAGACAGCGGGTTAAATTCACAGACGAGCGCGTCTGCAAATCGCACCTGCTCAACTGCTGCCCTCATGACATCCTCTCTGGAACG cgCATGGACCTTGGCGAATGCTCTAAGATCCATGACTTGGCGCTGAGAGCAGACTATGAGATCGCGTCTAAAGAGAGAGACCTGTTTTTCGAACTAGAT GCGGTGGATCACTTGGAGTCGTTTATTGCCGACTGTGACCGCAGGACTGAGTTGGCCAAAAAGCGCCTCGCCGAGACGCAGGAAGAAATCAGCGCTGAGGTGGCCGCAAAG GCAGAAAAGGTTCACGAGTTGAATGAGGAGATTGGGAAGCTGCTGGCAAAGGCTGAACAGCTCGGCGCGGAGGGAAATGTGGATGAAGCCCAGACCGTTCTACAGGAGGTTGAGAAAGTCCGAACTAAGAAGAAGGATGCAGAG GAAGAGTACAGGAACTCTATGCCCGCCTCCAGTTTCCAGCAGCAGAAGCTGCGCGTCTGTGAGGTGTGCTCCGCCTATCTTGGTCTCCATGACAACGACCGGCGTCTCGCTGATCATTTTGGCGGCAAACTGCACCTGGGCTTCATCCAGATCAGAGAGAAGCTGGAACAGCTGAAG aaAACTGTGCAGGACAAACAGGAGAGACGGAACCAGGAGCGACTGAGGAGGAGGGAAGagcgggagagagaggagaggatgAAGAAACG GACTAAGTCACGCAGCCGAGAACGCAAGAG GTCTCGTTCTCGCGAGCGCGATCGAGAGCGCAGGCGCCGACGTTCCCGCTCCGCGTCGCGAGAGAAGCGCCGCTCTCGCTCCAAAGAGCGCGACAGACGCCGGCGGCACCGATCTCGCTCCAGATCCCGCTCGCGCCACAGCCGAGAACACTCACACAA GTCTTCACGGGACCGTGATCGTGAGAGGGAAAGCAAGCGCAGCTCGTCCGAGCGGAGAGCGGATGGCCTGAACGGGAGGACGGAGTCTCGTCGTCACGACGACAGAGAGGCCGGAGAGATCTGA
- the luc7l gene encoding putative RNA-binding protein Luc7-like 1 isoform X1: MVQCMFASLHLQGSCRKASCSSSRDESRQRVKFTDERVCKSHLLNCCPHDILSGTRMDLGECSKIHDLALRADYEIASKERDLFFELDAVDHLESFIADCDRRTELAKKRLAETQEEISAEVAAKAEKVHELNEEIGKLLAKAEQLGAEGNVDEAQTVLQEVEKVRTKKKDAEEEYRNSMPASSFQQQKLRVCEVCSAYLGLHDNDRRLADHFGGKLHLGFIQIREKLEQLKKTVQDKQERRNQERLRRREEREREERMKKRTKSRSRERKRSRSRERDRERRRRRSRSASREKRRSRSKERDRRRRHRSRSRSRSRHSREHSHKSSRDRDRERESKRSSSERRADGLNGRTESRRHDDREAGEI; the protein is encoded by the exons ATG GTTCAGTGTATGTTTGCCAGCCTACATCTGCAAGGGAGTTGCAGAAAAGCCTCATGTTCATCGAGCC GAGATGAGTCGAGACAGCGGGTTAAATTCACAGACGAGCGCGTCTGCAAATCGCACCTGCTCAACTGCTGCCCTCATGACATCCTCTCTGGAACG cgCATGGACCTTGGCGAATGCTCTAAGATCCATGACTTGGCGCTGAGAGCAGACTATGAGATCGCGTCTAAAGAGAGAGACCTGTTTTTCGAACTAGAT GCGGTGGATCACTTGGAGTCGTTTATTGCCGACTGTGACCGCAGGACTGAGTTGGCCAAAAAGCGCCTCGCCGAGACGCAGGAAGAAATCAGCGCTGAGGTGGCCGCAAAG GCAGAAAAGGTTCACGAGTTGAATGAGGAGATTGGGAAGCTGCTGGCAAAGGCTGAACAGCTCGGCGCGGAGGGAAATGTGGATGAAGCCCAGACCGTTCTACAGGAGGTTGAGAAAGTCCGAACTAAGAAGAAGGATGCAGAG GAAGAGTACAGGAACTCTATGCCCGCCTCCAGTTTCCAGCAGCAGAAGCTGCGCGTCTGTGAGGTGTGCTCCGCCTATCTTGGTCTCCATGACAACGACCGGCGTCTCGCTGATCATTTTGGCGGCAAACTGCACCTGGGCTTCATCCAGATCAGAGAGAAGCTGGAACAGCTGAAG aaAACTGTGCAGGACAAACAGGAGAGACGGAACCAGGAGCGACTGAGGAGGAGGGAAGagcgggagagagaggagaggatgAAGAAACG GACTAAGTCACGCAGCCGAGAACGCAAGAG GTCTCGTTCTCGCGAGCGCGATCGAGAGCGCAGGCGCCGACGTTCCCGCTCCGCGTCGCGAGAGAAGCGCCGCTCTCGCTCCAAAGAGCGCGACAGACGCCGGCGGCACCGATCTCGCTCCAGATCCCGCTCGCGCCACAGCCGAGAACACTCACACAA GTCTTCACGGGACCGTGATCGTGAGAGGGAAAGCAAGCGCAGCTCGTCCGAGCGGAGAGCGGATGGCCTGAACGGGAGGACGGAGTCTCGTCGTCACGACGACAGAGAGGCCGGAGAGATCTGA
- the luc7l gene encoding putative RNA-binding protein Luc7-like 1 isoform X3 yields MCCVLTGDESRQRVKFTDERVCKSHLLNCCPHDILSGTRMDLGECSKIHDLALRADYEIASKERDLFFELDAVDHLESFIADCDRRTELAKKRLAETQEEISAEVAAKAEKVHELNEEIGKLLAKAEQLGAEGNVDEAQTVLQEVEKVRTKKKDAEEEYRNSMPASSFQQQKLRVCEVCSAYLGLHDNDRRLADHFGGKLHLGFIQIREKLEQLKKTVQDKQERRNQERLRRREEREREERMKKRTKSRSRERKRSRSRERDRERRRRRSRSASREKRRSRSKERDRRRRHRSRSRSRSRHSREHSHKSSRDRDRERESKRSSSERRADGLNGRTESRRHDDREAGEI; encoded by the exons ATGTGCTGTGTCCTTACAGGAGATGAGTCGAGACAGCGGGTTAAATTCACAGACGAGCGCGTCTGCAAATCGCACCTGCTCAACTGCTGCCCTCATGACATCCTCTCTGGAACG cgCATGGACCTTGGCGAATGCTCTAAGATCCATGACTTGGCGCTGAGAGCAGACTATGAGATCGCGTCTAAAGAGAGAGACCTGTTTTTCGAACTAGAT GCGGTGGATCACTTGGAGTCGTTTATTGCCGACTGTGACCGCAGGACTGAGTTGGCCAAAAAGCGCCTCGCCGAGACGCAGGAAGAAATCAGCGCTGAGGTGGCCGCAAAG GCAGAAAAGGTTCACGAGTTGAATGAGGAGATTGGGAAGCTGCTGGCAAAGGCTGAACAGCTCGGCGCGGAGGGAAATGTGGATGAAGCCCAGACCGTTCTACAGGAGGTTGAGAAAGTCCGAACTAAGAAGAAGGATGCAGAG GAAGAGTACAGGAACTCTATGCCCGCCTCCAGTTTCCAGCAGCAGAAGCTGCGCGTCTGTGAGGTGTGCTCCGCCTATCTTGGTCTCCATGACAACGACCGGCGTCTCGCTGATCATTTTGGCGGCAAACTGCACCTGGGCTTCATCCAGATCAGAGAGAAGCTGGAACAGCTGAAG aaAACTGTGCAGGACAAACAGGAGAGACGGAACCAGGAGCGACTGAGGAGGAGGGAAGagcgggagagagaggagaggatgAAGAAACG GACTAAGTCACGCAGCCGAGAACGCAAGAG GTCTCGTTCTCGCGAGCGCGATCGAGAGCGCAGGCGCCGACGTTCCCGCTCCGCGTCGCGAGAGAAGCGCCGCTCTCGCTCCAAAGAGCGCGACAGACGCCGGCGGCACCGATCTCGCTCCAGATCCCGCTCGCGCCACAGCCGAGAACACTCACACAA GTCTTCACGGGACCGTGATCGTGAGAGGGAAAGCAAGCGCAGCTCGTCCGAGCGGAGAGCGGATGGCCTGAACGGGAGGACGGAGTCTCGTCGTCACGACGACAGAGAGGCCGGAGAGATCTGA
- the luc7l gene encoding putative RNA-binding protein Luc7-like 1 isoform X4, protein MDLGECSKIHDLALRADYEIASKERDLFFELDAVDHLESFIADCDRRTELAKKRLAETQEEISAEVAAKAEKVHELNEEIGKLLAKAEQLGAEGNVDEAQTVLQEVEKVRTKKKDAEEEYRNSMPASSFQQQKLRVCEVCSAYLGLHDNDRRLADHFGGKLHLGFIQIREKLEQLKKTVQDKQERRNQERLRRREEREREERMKKRTKSRSRERKRSRSRERDRERRRRRSRSASREKRRSRSKERDRRRRHRSRSRSRSRHSREHSHKSSRDRDRERESKRSSSERRADGLNGRTESRRHDDREAGEI, encoded by the exons ATGGACCTTGGCGAATGCTCTAAGATCCATGACTTGGCGCTGAGAGCAGACTATGAGATCGCGTCTAAAGAGAGAGACCTGTTTTTCGAACTAGAT GCGGTGGATCACTTGGAGTCGTTTATTGCCGACTGTGACCGCAGGACTGAGTTGGCCAAAAAGCGCCTCGCCGAGACGCAGGAAGAAATCAGCGCTGAGGTGGCCGCAAAG GCAGAAAAGGTTCACGAGTTGAATGAGGAGATTGGGAAGCTGCTGGCAAAGGCTGAACAGCTCGGCGCGGAGGGAAATGTGGATGAAGCCCAGACCGTTCTACAGGAGGTTGAGAAAGTCCGAACTAAGAAGAAGGATGCAGAG GAAGAGTACAGGAACTCTATGCCCGCCTCCAGTTTCCAGCAGCAGAAGCTGCGCGTCTGTGAGGTGTGCTCCGCCTATCTTGGTCTCCATGACAACGACCGGCGTCTCGCTGATCATTTTGGCGGCAAACTGCACCTGGGCTTCATCCAGATCAGAGAGAAGCTGGAACAGCTGAAG aaAACTGTGCAGGACAAACAGGAGAGACGGAACCAGGAGCGACTGAGGAGGAGGGAAGagcgggagagagaggagaggatgAAGAAACG GACTAAGTCACGCAGCCGAGAACGCAAGAG GTCTCGTTCTCGCGAGCGCGATCGAGAGCGCAGGCGCCGACGTTCCCGCTCCGCGTCGCGAGAGAAGCGCCGCTCTCGCTCCAAAGAGCGCGACAGACGCCGGCGGCACCGATCTCGCTCCAGATCCCGCTCGCGCCACAGCCGAGAACACTCACACAA GTCTTCACGGGACCGTGATCGTGAGAGGGAAAGCAAGCGCAGCTCGTCCGAGCGGAGAGCGGATGGCCTGAACGGGAGGACGGAGTCTCGTCGTCACGACGACAGAGAGGCCGGAGAGATCTGA
- the stub1 gene encoding E3 ubiquitin-protein ligase CHIP has product MASSPEKSSSAQELKEQGNRLFLSRKYQEAATCYSKAINRNPSVAVYYTNRALCYVKLQQYDKALADCKHALELDSQSVKAHFFLGQCQLELENYEEAIGNLQRAYNLAKEQRLNFGDDIPSALRIAKKKRWNSIEEKRISQENELHAYLTKLILAEKERELDDRVKQSEDSQNGGEISKIKSKHDKYLMDMDELFSQVDEKRKKREIPDYLCGKISFELMREPCITPSGITYDRKDIEEHLQRVGHFDPVTRSPLTQDQLIPNLAMKEVIDAFIQENGWVEDY; this is encoded by the exons ATGGCAAGCAGCCCCGAGAAAAGCTCCTCGGCGCAGGAGCTCAAGGAGCAGGGCAACCGTCTGTTCCTCAGCCGCAAGTACCAGGAGGCCGCCACCTGCTACAGCAAAGCCATT AACCGCAACCCGTCGGTGGCCGTGTACTACACCAACAGGGCGCTCTGCTACGTGAAGCTGCAGCAGTACGACAAGGCGCTGGCCGACTGCAAGCACGCCCTCGAGCTCGACAGCCAATCGGTGAAGGCCCACTTCTTCCTGGGCCAGTGTCAGCTGGAGCTGGAGAACTACGAAGAGGCCATCGGCAATCTGCAGAGAG CCTATAACCTGGCAAAGGAGCAGCGGTTGAATTTTGGAGACGACATCCCAAGTGCTCTTCGCATCGCCAAGAAGAAACGCTGGAACAGCATAGAAGAGAAGCGAATCAGCCAAGAAAACGAGCTGCACGCTTATCTCACCAAACTCATCCTGGCCGAGAaagagag agagcTGGACGACCGAGTGAAGCAGTCGGAGGACAGTCAGAACGGAGGAGAGATCAGCAAGATCAAGTCCAAACAC GATAAGTATTTGATGGACATGGACGAGCTTTTCTCTCAAGTGGACGAGAAGAGGAAG aaGCGGGAGATCCCAGATTACTTGTGTGGGAAGATCAGTTTTGAGCTGATGAGGGAACCCTGCATTACTCCCAGCGGAATAACCTACGATCGCAAGGACATCGAGGAACATctacag cGTGTTGGTCATTTTGACCCAGTGACCCGCAGCCCGCTCACCCAGGATCAGCTGATCCCCAATCTGGCCATGAAGGAGGTGATCGACGCTTTCATCCAGGAGAACGGCTGGGTGGAGGActactaa